One window of the Balaenoptera ricei isolate mBalRic1 chromosome X, mBalRic1.hap2, whole genome shotgun sequence genome contains the following:
- the LOC132357000 gene encoding small ribosomal subunit protein eS1-like, which translates to MFNIRNIGKTLVTRTQGTKIASDGLKGRVFEVSPADLQNDEAAFRKFKLITEDVQEKNCLTNFHGTDLTRDKMCSMVKKWQTIPEAHVDVKTTDGYLLRLFCVGFTKKRNNQIQKTSHAQHQQDCQMRKKMMEIMTREVQTNDLKEVVNKLTPDSIGKDTEKACQSIYPFHDVFVRKVKMLKKPKFELGKLMELHGEGSSSGKATGDETGAKVE; encoded by the coding sequence ATGTTCAATATAAGAAATATTGGGAAAACACTAGTCACGAGAACTCAAGGAACCAAAATCGCATCTGATGGCCTCAAGGGTCGTGTGTTTGAAGTGAGCCCTGCTGATCTGCAGAATGATGAAGCTGCATTTAGAAAATTCAAGCTTATTACTGAGGATGTTCAGGAAAAAAACTGCCTGACTAATTTCCATGGCACGGATCTTACCCGTGACAAAATGTGCTCCATGGTCAAAAAATGGCAGACCATACCTGAAGCTCACGTTGATGTCAAGACTACCGATGGTTATTTGCTTCGTCTATTCTGTGTGGGTTTTACTAAAAAGCGCAACAATCAGATTCAGAAGACCTCTCATGCCCAGCACCAGCAGGACTGCCAGATGCGCAAGAAGATGATGGAAATCATGACCCGAGAGGTGCAGACAAATGACTTGAAAGAGGTGGTCAATAAATTGACTCCAGACAGCATTGGAAAAGACACAGAAAAGGCCTGCCAATCTATTTATCCATTCCATGATGTCTttgttagaaaagtaaaaatgctgAAGAAGCCCAAGTTTGAACTGGGAAAACTCATGGAGCTACATGGTGAAGGTAGTAGCTCTGGAAAAGCTACTGGGGATGAGACAGGTGCTAAAGTTGAATGA